Part of the Zingiber officinale cultivar Zhangliang chromosome 8A, Zo_v1.1, whole genome shotgun sequence genome, GGCTGGATTCTGACGTCGCCCTGCAACACGCAGGTGTCCGTCCGGCGTTGAGAGAAATCGCAGGAAATTACAGCCTTCGAAATCGCATTTTCTGCATCATTCCGACCAAAAAAGAAATGCACGATCTGATATCCGCTCACAGATTCGAGTAAAATTACAACGATCACAATCAGACCTGCTACAGAATCGACGATCAGTTCAGTATCGTTGCTGCTCTGTTGCTGAGTTCCTCCTGCTTTCTCCTCCCTCTCTGAGCTCAAAGCAATCGGTTTCACCATCATTTCGTCATCTGAGAGTTAAATTGTTGCCTTATAACAAAGTTTGCAAAGAATTGGATGATCACATCTTAACAAAAAAGTTTGCAAAGAGTCATAAATTCTCACCTTGTTCATCAACGCTTCTTGTGTTCTCTTCAAGCACTTTGAACTTTATATTTGCTAACGTAGATAGCTGCAAATTCACTGTATATTTGGATAAATTTACTTAGACACAGGAAGCATACAGAGTTCCTAATCCAAAAGAAAATAGTTGACTTACAGAGGGAGAGAGGATCCATCTGTGTCCTTAACCGAGTCAGTAAGAGGAAAGGAGGAACAATCAAGAAGGCCAGCAGCAGTAGGTGTATAACCTTGGCAAACGGAATCCGGCCGGCCATCGCCACCACCAGTGGCTTATCTCCTCTAAAGTGTAGAAAATCTCTCGTTTAGTAGGTTTGGCATGCAAGCAAACAAGCAAGGAAGAATATATCTTCCAGCCATGCCTACAAAGTGGGATGTTGACGTCCCAATTACCACCTATTCCTTCCACTCACACATTTTCAAAACATACACTAatctttttctctttcttttaattttttttttaaattttagtttgtgTTTGAGAATTTCCAGAATTTAATCGTGGTTAGTAATTTGGTTTTGGGGGTTGCTACCAAATGCATGGTGATCGATGAGGAGAGTGGGAATAAGACAATAGAAGACAGTTGTCCCTTTTCCAAGTGGTTACATGTTTGTTTGCTAGCGTATTCCATTGCTTTTGGGGCACTGCTTGAATGATTGGCGTTCTTTGTTGCTAGGCCATTGCTCTTTGTTCGTCCATATCTAACTAGCTAGTTATGTGGTTCCGTCTGATACAATTGAATATTGataggaaaattaaattttatattttgagtatataattttaaaatttttaaaattaattattaagtgagttcaattaaaaatttattatgaaaatagacGTGGATATTAAATctttcttatattatattttattttatgttgttgCCCGGATCCAACGAGGGAGGCTTGTAGCATCGATTTGTGCACGCACA contains:
- the LOC122011120 gene encoding uncharacterized protein LOC122011120; translation: MAGRIPFAKVIHLLLLAFLIVPPFLLLTRLRTQMDPLSLLNLQLSTLANIKFKVLEENTRSVDEQDDEMMVKPIALSSEREEKAGGTQQQSSNDTELIVDSVAENAISKAVISCDFSQRRTDTCVLQGDVRIQPSSSSVVLVESPGDGLGKRRSWN